GGGGTCCATGACACGACCACCCAGTATGACCAGATCGAACTCCGGGTCCGGTGTCTCGGCGCAGCCGCTCAAGCCGAGGGTTTCGACCCACAGAAGCGCGAGGGCCAGGCAGAAAATTCCCTGGTGGCGACGGATTCCTGTGAGTGTTTTCGACATCGTTCCCCGCTCTCAGCCTGCGTTGCGCCCCGATTCCGCCATCGCGGCGCCGGGCGATGCCCCATTGTAAAGTGGAAGATAACGCGCACAAAATATGGCCATTGGCACGAGTAGGAACGGTCGAAGCCGAGTCGAATGTCGACTTCGCGCGGCGGCTGAATCGGAGAATCTCTTGATCCGGAAGTCTTCCAGAAATGCGGTTGTCGTGGGCTCCGGTATCGCCGGACTGTCGACCGCGTACGAACTCCGGAAGGCAGGGTTTACGGTAACGGTGCTCGAAGAAAAGCACTTGCCCGGCGGCCGTATGGCGGAGGAGAAAGTCGGCTCCTTCATGAACATCACCGGCGCCAGTGGCCTGAATGCCTGGTATCACGAGATGTTCGACCTTTGTGATGAACTCGGGCAGGGCGATTGCCTGGAAAAGCTCTCCAGCTTCGGTACCGGCGCCGCGACGGACGGCAAGGTTCAGTACCCGATGAGCAACGCTCCCACGCGGTACGAGTTGCTCACTTCGCCGGTACTGAGCCTGCGATCGAAGTTGCGGCTGGCGTCCCTCCTTCCCGATATCGGACGGGCCCGGCGTCGAGTCGATCCGTGCCTGATACACACGGCCGCCGATTTCGACGACGAAAGCTTGTCTGAGTACCTGACGCGAAAGGTCGGCAAGGATTTTCTCGAATACGTGGTTTCTCCCCTGTTCAACGTAGCGCTCGCGTACAACATGGAGCAGCTGTCGAAGGCGGTGTTTCTCGCACGGGTGGCCCACATCAAGGAGCGAGATGGTTACTGTTTCAAGGACGGCATCGGCTTTCTGACGCGTACGCTCGCGAGCATGCTCGACGTTCGACTGAATGCCCGTGTCACCCGGATCGTCCGGTCGGACAACGGTCGCGGCAGGCGAATCCACTACGAAACGCCTGATGGCGGAGAATCGATCGAGGCGGACATTACGATCATGGCCACGCCCGGCAATCGCGTATCGCAGATCGTCGCGGACAAGTCCCGATGGGAGCAGCGTTTCTTTGAAGCCGACGTGCCGTACTGCCAATTCGGCA
This Gemmatimonadota bacterium DNA region includes the following protein-coding sequences:
- a CDS encoding FAD-dependent oxidoreductase, which codes for MIRKSSRNAVVVGSGIAGLSTAYELRKAGFTVTVLEEKHLPGGRMAEEKVGSFMNITGASGLNAWYHEMFDLCDELGQGDCLEKLSSFGTGAATDGKVQYPMSNAPTRYELLTSPVLSLRSKLRLASLLPDIGRARRRVDPCLIHTAADFDDESLSEYLTRKVGKDFLEYVVSPLFNVALAYNMEQLSKAVFLARVAHIKERDGYCFKDGIGFLTRTLASMLDVRLNARVTRIVRSDNGRGRRIHYETPDGGESIEADITIMATPGNRVSQIVADKSRWEQRFFEADVPYCQFG